Proteins from a genomic interval of Lepeophtheirus salmonis unplaced genomic scaffold, UVic_Lsal_1.4 unplaced_contig_6213_pilon, whole genome shotgun sequence:
- the LOC139907537 gene encoding actinia tenebrosa protease inhibitors-like, which translates to MPHIHRFTHQALACIIDSFWLTLEKRPHRYVSYQKMKVHGGELNKVLFNKDVGTCEQFTYGGCQGNDNKFDSLEECSKACLGEDNPSKKFGLPSFGGGHSSFGNNAHCN; encoded by the exons ATGCCACATATTCACAGGTTCACACATCAAGCATTGGCTTGCATCATTGATTCCTTCTGGTTGACATtggaaaag CGTCCTCATCGATATGTCAGCTATCAAAAGATGAAGGTTCATGGGGGAGAACTTaacaaagtactttttaatAAGGATGTTGGAACCTGTGAACAGTTCACATATGGAGGTTGTCAAGGGAATGATAATAAGTTTGATAGTTTAGAAGAATGTAGTAAAGCCTGTCTTGGGGAGGATAATCCATCCAAAAAATTT ggcTTGCCTTCATTCGGTGGTGGACATTCTTCCTTTGGAAATAATGCTCAttgtaattaa
- the LOC121127857 gene encoding uncharacterized protein isoform X1: protein MEVQQDMENNIHMEVRRDMDTNILMEVHQDMDSNFLMEVHRDMENNILMVVRQDMDTNILMEVQQDTDTNILLEVLQDMDTNIRMEVWQDMGNNILMAVRQAMDINILME from the exons ATGGA GGTGCAGCAGGATATGGAAAACAATATTCACATGGA GGTGCGTCGGGATATGGACACCAATATTCTCATGGA GGTGCATCAGGATATGGACAGCAACTTTCTCATGGA gGTTCATCGGGATATGGAAAACAATATTCTCATGGt GGTGCGTCAGGATATGGACACCAATATTCTCATgga AGTGCAGCAGGACACGGACACCAATATTCTACTGGA GGTGCTTCAGGATATGGACACCAATATTCGCATGGA GGTGTGGCAGGATATGGGCAACAATATTCTCATGGC GGTGCGTCAGGCTATGGACATCAATATTCTCATGGAGTAA
- the LOC121127857 gene encoding uncharacterized protein isoform X2, translating into MEVQQDMENNIHMEVRRDMDTNILMEVHQDMDSNFLMEVRQDMDTNILMEVQQDTDTNILLEVLQDMDTNIRMEVWQDMGNNILMAVRQAMDINILME; encoded by the exons ATGGA GGTGCAGCAGGATATGGAAAACAATATTCACATGGA GGTGCGTCGGGATATGGACACCAATATTCTCATGGA GGTGCATCAGGATATGGACAGCAACTTTCTCATGGA GGTGCGTCAGGATATGGACACCAATATTCTCATgga AGTGCAGCAGGACACGGACACCAATATTCTACTGGA GGTGCTTCAGGATATGGACACCAATATTCGCATGGA GGTGTGGCAGGATATGGGCAACAATATTCTCATGGC GGTGCGTCAGGCTATGGACATCAATATTCTCATGGAGTAA